A portion of the Hymenobacter gelipurpurascens genome contains these proteins:
- the rpsF gene encoding 30S ribosomal protein S6, with product MEVRNYETVFILTPVLNESQVQETVEKFTQVLKENSADIINTEAWGLKKLAYPIQKKSTGYYFLVEFTGSGNIVDTLELAFRRDERIIRFLTTVLDKHAVAYGERRRKGEMNQQKAKQSEAVAQ from the coding sequence ATGGAAGTAAGAAATTACGAGACGGTCTTCATTCTGACTCCCGTTCTGAACGAGAGCCAAGTGCAAGAGACGGTCGAGAAGTTCACCCAGGTGCTTAAGGAAAATAGCGCCGACATTATCAACACTGAAGCTTGGGGCCTCAAGAAACTGGCGTACCCAATTCAGAAGAAGTCCACCGGTTATTACTTCCTCGTGGAGTTTACTGGCTCGGGCAACATAGTAGATACGCTGGAGCTGGCTTTCCGCCGCGACGAGCGTATTATCCGCTTCTTGACCACCGTTCTGGACAAGCACGCCGTAGCCTACGGTGAGCGTCGTCGTAAGGGCGAGATGAACCAGCAGAAAGCTAAACAATCGGAAGCCGTAGCCCAGTAG
- a CDS encoding TAT-variant-translocated molybdopterin oxidoreductase, protein MQESPKYWKGIEELENSPEFVKGAFTEFADFLPVKDSHGSSDATVAPRRDFLKLMGFGIAAATLASCETPVRKAIPYLNKPEEVDPGIANFYASTYFNGQDYNSILVKTREGRPIKFEGNPESPITRGGLSARAQAAVLSLYDGGRLKNFAIDGKPAEKDLVDQRVRAALASTTGKIAIVSPTIISPSTKKVIAEFASRYPNTEHVMYDVNSASGLLRANGGVLPAYDFSKAGIIVSFGADFLGTWLSPVEYAQQYVTNRKVSRDKKTMSRHYQFETALTLTGSNADVRVALKPSEQGEAVLALYNLVVGGGTGATYSNEQLKKAAADLKAAGNGGLVVSGSNDPAVQALVAAINAALGSTAVDVANPSLIRQGDDARMARLVREMNGGQVGAVIFYHANPAYDHPLAEQVIAGIKKVKTTVSLNDRLDETGSLCTYSAPDHNFLESWNDYEPKRGFLSLAQPVITPLFATRQAQDSLLTWAGNPTSYYNYLRNQWKGVLGGNFQKAWDKAVHDGVAVGTASPAAVAQVAPAMDASSAIAAIKSAPKAAGVELAIYEKVGVGSGAEANNPWLQELPDPVSKATWGNYVAVPRSMAVEKKWEQGDVVKVSANGKSVELPVLIQPGQANGTVSIALGYGRTKGGKVADGVGANVLPLAAMRNDAIVYANAVEITSTEGKSPIAQTQTHHTIMDRKPVVQESTLKQYIENPKEVTEYETISTPDGPQKPNKVSLWQDYEYKNHHWGMAIDLNSCIGCGSCVIGCQVENNVAVVGKQEVINRREMHWMRIDRYYSSDAHKEDFETKGKLATYEAMEHPSDNPKVIFQPMLCQHCNHAPCETVCPVLATTHSSEGLNQMTYNRCVGTRYCANNCPYKVRRFNWFSYYSNEKFETVNGHMFTDLGRMVLNPDVTVRARGVMEKCSFCVQRIQLGKLEAKKQKRRPQDGEIVSACAQSCPTQAIVFGDMRDPNSRISQVLRREDGERAFHVLDAINVQPNITYLTKIRNTEEEVRNA, encoded by the coding sequence ATGCAAGAGTCGCCTAAGTACTGGAAGGGAATTGAGGAACTGGAGAATTCACCAGAGTTCGTGAAAGGTGCTTTCACGGAGTTTGCTGATTTCCTGCCGGTAAAAGACAGCCATGGATCTTCGGATGCCACGGTAGCGCCACGCCGCGACTTCCTCAAACTCATGGGCTTCGGTATTGCCGCAGCCACCCTGGCCAGTTGCGAAACGCCTGTTAGAAAGGCCATCCCGTATCTGAATAAACCTGAAGAGGTTGATCCAGGCATTGCTAATTTTTACGCCTCCACTTATTTCAACGGTCAGGATTACAACAGCATCCTGGTGAAAACCCGTGAGGGCCGTCCGATTAAGTTTGAAGGAAATCCAGAGTCTCCCATCACACGTGGTGGCTTATCTGCTCGGGCGCAAGCTGCCGTGCTAAGCCTGTACGATGGTGGACGTCTGAAGAATTTTGCGATTGATGGTAAGCCAGCTGAAAAAGACCTCGTAGATCAACGAGTTCGTGCCGCTTTGGCTAGCACTACTGGCAAAATCGCCATTGTGTCACCTACCATCATCAGCCCCTCTACCAAGAAAGTTATTGCTGAGTTTGCCTCGCGCTACCCGAACACTGAGCACGTGATGTACGACGTGAATTCAGCTTCAGGTTTGCTGCGGGCTAATGGCGGAGTACTGCCTGCTTACGATTTCAGCAAGGCTGGAATTATTGTAAGCTTTGGCGCTGATTTCCTAGGTACTTGGCTGTCTCCAGTTGAGTATGCTCAGCAGTACGTCACCAATCGTAAAGTATCGCGTGACAAAAAGACCATGTCGCGCCATTACCAGTTCGAAACGGCGTTGACGCTTACTGGCTCAAATGCAGACGTTCGCGTTGCACTAAAGCCTTCCGAGCAGGGAGAAGCAGTATTAGCTCTTTACAATTTGGTTGTAGGAGGTGGCACTGGTGCTACCTATTCCAATGAGCAGCTTAAGAAGGCTGCTGCCGATTTGAAGGCAGCTGGAAATGGTGGCCTAGTAGTTTCAGGTTCTAACGATCCTGCTGTCCAGGCGTTGGTTGCTGCAATCAATGCTGCTTTAGGTTCTACTGCTGTTGATGTAGCAAATCCTTCTCTGATTCGCCAAGGCGATGACGCACGAATGGCTCGCTTAGTACGTGAAATGAACGGAGGCCAAGTTGGCGCTGTCATTTTCTATCACGCTAACCCCGCTTACGACCACCCATTGGCGGAGCAGGTAATTGCCGGCATCAAAAAGGTTAAAACCACAGTTTCGCTGAACGACCGTCTTGATGAGACGGGTAGCCTGTGTACCTATTCTGCTCCCGACCATAACTTCTTGGAGTCATGGAACGACTACGAGCCTAAGCGTGGCTTCCTGAGTCTTGCTCAGCCAGTTATTACGCCGTTGTTTGCCACTCGTCAGGCTCAGGATTCACTCCTGACTTGGGCCGGTAACCCCACCAGTTACTACAATTACCTCCGCAATCAGTGGAAAGGTGTACTGGGTGGTAACTTCCAGAAAGCGTGGGATAAAGCTGTGCATGACGGCGTAGCTGTTGGAACTGCTTCGCCTGCTGCAGTAGCTCAAGTTGCTCCAGCAATGGACGCTTCAAGCGCTATTGCTGCTATCAAGTCAGCACCAAAAGCTGCTGGTGTGGAGCTTGCCATCTATGAAAAAGTAGGGGTAGGCAGCGGGGCTGAAGCAAACAATCCCTGGTTGCAGGAATTGCCTGATCCTGTATCTAAGGCCACTTGGGGTAACTATGTTGCAGTGCCCCGCTCGATGGCTGTAGAGAAAAAGTGGGAGCAGGGGGACGTTGTAAAGGTGTCTGCTAACGGCAAGTCAGTTGAACTGCCCGTTCTGATTCAGCCTGGCCAGGCCAACGGTACTGTAAGCATTGCTCTGGGTTACGGCCGTACGAAAGGCGGTAAAGTAGCCGATGGAGTTGGCGCCAATGTCTTGCCTCTAGCTGCAATGCGCAATGATGCTATCGTTTACGCGAATGCTGTAGAGATAACAAGCACCGAAGGCAAATCGCCTATTGCGCAAACCCAGACTCACCACACTATCATGGACCGCAAGCCGGTCGTGCAGGAGTCAACGCTGAAGCAATATATCGAGAACCCCAAGGAGGTTACAGAGTACGAAACCATCTCGACACCTGATGGGCCTCAAAAGCCTAACAAGGTATCGTTGTGGCAGGATTACGAATACAAGAACCACCATTGGGGGATGGCCATTGACCTGAACTCATGCATTGGTTGTGGTTCTTGCGTAATTGGTTGTCAGGTTGAGAACAACGTAGCCGTTGTAGGAAAGCAGGAAGTAATCAACCGTCGTGAGATGCACTGGATGCGTATCGACCGTTATTACAGCTCTGATGCACATAAGGAGGACTTTGAAACAAAAGGCAAGCTAGCTACATACGAAGCTATGGAGCATCCTTCGGATAACCCGAAGGTCATCTTCCAGCCAATGCTTTGCCAGCATTGCAATCATGCTCCCTGCGAAACAGTATGCCCAGTATTGGCTACTACTCACAGCTCGGAAGGTCTTAACCAGATGACCTACAACCGTTGTGTGGGTACTCGTTACTGCGCAAACAACTGCCCTTACAAGGTGCGTCGTTTCAACTGGTTCTCTTACTACTCTAACGAGAAGTTCGAAACCGTAAACGGGCATATGTTCACCGACCTCGGTCGGATGGTATTGAACCCCGATGTAACGGTGCGGGCACGTGGTGTAATGGAGAAATGCTCGTTCTGCGTGCAGCGTATTCAGCTCGGTAAGCTAGAAGCCAAGAAGCAGAAGCGTCGTCCACAGGACGGTGAGATTGTTTCAGCTTGCGCCCAGTCTTGCCCCACCCAAGCGATTGTATTCGGCGATATGCGTGATCCAAACTCGCGTATTTCGCAGGTCCTTCGTCGTGAAGACGGCGAACGTGCTTTCCACGTTCTCGACGCCATCAATGTTCAGCCGAACATTACGTATCTGACCAAGATCCGTAATACGGAAGAAGAAGTTCGTAACGCCTAG
- a CDS encoding GSCFA domain-containing protein: MFRTELPLTPHPQQLPPTARVLTIGSCFSDSIGNRLSDYKVATLVNPFGTVFNPISACKLLRAAAGEDIDWQQHVVEARGRWQSYDLHATLGADSPVELLQHIQRLVRDTGVFLATADAVVLTLGTAFAYRLQDTQEIISNCHKLPADKFEKELLSADEIIAAVAETHAYLRRINPRLRFILTVSPVRHLKETLALSSVSKSMLRVACHYLSELLPDVSYFPAYELLLDDLRDYRFYAADMLHPSDVAENYIWERFTRTYFDTAFGRFKKEWESIRQALNHRPLYIAAPEHRQFLEGTLARLQRLSTQADVRMELLHIEKELATLPLPPPPPLPEPDEDEDENFLEEEAAEIEEADDSQARLLSQGSGLLTEADDEEYEQQEELTASPEVAYESAYSGEELEYADEEDLLTEQTSSIDGESDQDLPVRKKKRRSRGGAKRSKRKAARLAAEAEPSGVDSATEITAVGHPTPDPGEHGAENDEDVSTTEGITYISEAELFGTVSKLPSEGIATPAVQAEPQSVSVSAPEIIRANEDARGSSIQETRQRNRPERQPRQQGNRDPRRGNRQPLYAVPATDEAAAMLTETPPTGLEAPLVQSATELQDPTVASAPATTPPVAKSRSRSRGGAGRNRGNAGKDRVAQAAESAAAVGSVSATPVVEVQPIATPVAPTPVVPEPAVPVVAKARPKRAPRKAAVQPTPESPVILPTEVLPVAPAENTGATPKKRPARKATPKATEATAPAASADTAAPASKKAPSRKKAVPVAPAAEAEPAAAKAAPAPRRARPPRRKPATDSSSEETT; this comes from the coding sequence ATGTTTCGCACTGAACTACCACTTACCCCTCATCCACAGCAGCTGCCGCCTACCGCGCGGGTGCTGACGATAGGCTCATGCTTTTCGGATTCTATTGGAAACCGCCTGTCTGATTATAAGGTGGCAACACTCGTTAATCCTTTTGGCACTGTTTTCAACCCGATTTCTGCGTGCAAACTGCTGCGAGCAGCCGCAGGAGAAGATATAGACTGGCAACAACACGTAGTAGAAGCTCGTGGCCGCTGGCAGAGCTATGACCTGCATGCCACATTAGGTGCTGATTCGCCGGTTGAGTTACTTCAGCACATTCAGCGCCTCGTTCGCGATACCGGGGTGTTTCTGGCTACCGCGGATGCGGTAGTGCTGACCTTAGGTACTGCCTTCGCCTACCGGCTTCAGGACACGCAGGAGATTATCAGCAATTGCCATAAACTTCCGGCTGATAAATTCGAGAAAGAGCTACTATCAGCGGATGAGATTATTGCTGCAGTAGCCGAAACGCATGCTTATCTGCGGCGTATTAATCCGCGCTTGCGCTTTATTCTGACGGTGAGCCCCGTTCGGCATCTGAAGGAAACGTTAGCGCTTAGCTCTGTCAGCAAATCGATGCTGCGGGTGGCCTGCCACTACCTGAGCGAGCTGCTGCCTGATGTTTCGTACTTCCCGGCCTACGAGTTGTTGCTGGATGATTTGCGAGATTATCGTTTTTATGCAGCGGATATGCTGCATCCTTCCGACGTGGCGGAAAACTACATCTGGGAGCGATTCACGCGTACGTATTTCGATACAGCTTTTGGCCGTTTCAAAAAGGAGTGGGAAAGCATTCGTCAGGCTCTCAATCATCGGCCGCTATACATTGCAGCTCCTGAGCACCGGCAGTTCCTGGAGGGGACCTTAGCGCGGCTGCAGCGCTTGAGCACGCAAGCTGACGTGCGAATGGAGTTGCTCCATATAGAAAAAGAACTGGCCACTTTACCTTTACCTCCTCCCCCACCCTTACCCGAGCCCGATGAGGACGAGGACGAGAACTTTCTCGAGGAGGAAGCCGCTGAAATTGAAGAAGCAGATGACTCCCAGGCAAGGTTACTCAGCCAAGGCAGTGGCTTGTTGACGGAAGCCGACGACGAGGAGTATGAGCAGCAGGAAGAGCTTACGGCTAGCCCTGAGGTGGCCTACGAGTCAGCTTACTCCGGTGAAGAATTGGAATACGCCGACGAGGAAGACCTGCTTACGGAGCAGACTTCTTCCATCGATGGAGAATCAGACCAAGATCTGCCCGTCCGCAAAAAGAAGCGTCGTTCGAGAGGAGGTGCTAAGCGCAGCAAGCGTAAGGCTGCCCGTTTAGCGGCAGAGGCAGAACCGTCTGGAGTGGACTCAGCGACTGAAATCACTGCTGTAGGCCACCCCACACCTGATCCGGGTGAGCACGGTGCTGAAAACGACGAAGATGTTAGCACAACCGAAGGCATCACGTATATATCGGAAGCTGAACTGTTCGGAACTGTTTCCAAGCTTCCTTCTGAAGGAATTGCTACCCCGGCTGTACAGGCAGAGCCTCAGTCTGTTTCGGTGTCGGCACCGGAAATCATTCGTGCTAATGAGGATGCCCGAGGCTCTTCTATCCAAGAAACGCGGCAGCGCAACCGACCGGAAAGGCAGCCTCGGCAGCAGGGAAACCGCGACCCGCGCCGTGGTAATCGGCAGCCATTGTATGCGGTGCCCGCTACCGACGAAGCTGCGGCTATGCTCACGGAAACACCTCCGACAGGCCTAGAAGCACCGCTCGTACAATCCGCAACGGAGTTACAAGACCCGACTGTAGCTTCGGCTCCTGCTACTACACCTCCTGTCGCTAAAAGCCGCAGCCGTAGTCGTGGTGGAGCCGGCCGCAACCGTGGCAACGCGGGCAAAGACCGGGTAGCTCAGGCAGCGGAGTCGGCTGCAGCCGTAGGCTCGGTAAGTGCTACGCCTGTTGTGGAAGTCCAGCCAATCGCAACACCCGTAGCACCTACTCCGGTGGTGCCCGAACCTGCTGTGCCCGTTGTGGCGAAAGCTCGTCCGAAACGCGCGCCACGTAAGGCAGCTGTGCAGCCGACGCCGGAATCCCCTGTGATACTTCCAACCGAAGTTTTGCCAGTGGCCCCTGCTGAAAACACTGGCGCTACTCCCAAAAAGCGGCCGGCCCGGAAAGCAACCCCTAAGGCTACCGAAGCAACTGCACCCGCTGCTTCTGCTGATACGGCAGCTCCGGCATCCAAGAAAGCACCAAGCCGTAAAAAGGCAGTTCCCGTTGCACCCGCTGCAGAGGCAGAACCAGCGGCAGCAAAGGCCGCACCAGCTCCCCGCCGTGCTAGGCCACCCCGGCGTAAGCCAGCAACCGACAGCAGTTCTGAGGAAACGACGTAA
- the rplI gene encoding 50S ribosomal protein L9, whose translation MEVILKDDVKGLGYKNDTVVVKPGYGRNYLLPQGLAILADKTNKKIVAENVRQAAHKAEKVKADAQAVADKIGDVVIDIPAKVGESGRIFGRVTTLQLADALKAKGIDVERKRLSFDSEPSAVGEYTATVDLHREVKHKVRFNVVAE comes from the coding sequence ATGGAAGTAATTCTGAAAGACGACGTTAAAGGCCTGGGCTACAAGAACGACACTGTTGTTGTAAAGCCTGGCTACGGCCGTAACTACCTGCTCCCGCAGGGTCTGGCTATCCTGGCCGACAAAACCAATAAGAAAATCGTAGCCGAGAACGTACGTCAGGCTGCTCACAAAGCCGAGAAAGTAAAAGCTGATGCTCAGGCAGTAGCTGACAAGATCGGTGATGTGGTAATTGATATCCCTGCTAAGGTGGGTGAAAGCGGCCGCATCTTCGGCCGTGTAACCACACTGCAACTGGCAGACGCGCTGAAGGCAAAGGGCATCGATGTGGAGCGCAAGCGCCTGTCGTTCGACTCGGAGCCTAGCGCTGTTGGCGAGTACACTGCTACGGTGGACCTGCACCGCGAAGTAAAACACAAAGTGCGCTTTAACGTAGTAGCTGAATAA
- a CDS encoding c-type cytochrome, whose translation MAQTVGSAPAVSKEGVAPGATAGATPATAAAPAAGGGDAAAIAAGDALFKGNCAQCHAVNDVVVGPALAGISKRRPMSWIIPWVKNSSKMVASGDEYAVKIFNQYGKQQMPSFQLSDQEITSIVAWVTSQEGQAPAGTGLNAKSGDQAAVDGTAAAAGDEAGSGKYMNVLLIVLVVVLIVLVVTLVIIANIMKDVLRGRKDLDGRDVEIVDQRFDFSKIYKSTAVRAIVGVVFVLAVLYESVQGAMGVGLTQGYQPTQPIAFSHKLHAGENQINCAYCHTSVYKSKSANIPSANICMNCHSQIKTESPEIKKIYRAIERKQPIQWVRVHNLPDLAYFNHSQHTQVAGLECQTCHGPIQNMEVVYQYSPLTMGWCINCHRETPLNTKGNAYYDNLVKLHDTKNGAVPFTVTSNGGAECSKCHY comes from the coding sequence ATGGCACAAACGGTAGGATCGGCCCCGGCCGTGAGCAAGGAAGGTGTGGCGCCCGGCGCTACGGCCGGTGCAACTCCCGCTACGGCGGCCGCTCCCGCCGCAGGCGGTGGTGATGCTGCTGCCATTGCTGCCGGTGATGCCCTGTTTAAAGGCAACTGTGCCCAGTGCCACGCCGTGAACGACGTAGTAGTAGGTCCGGCCTTGGCTGGTATCTCTAAGCGTCGTCCAATGTCCTGGATCATTCCATGGGTAAAGAATTCCAGCAAAATGGTTGCCAGCGGCGACGAATATGCTGTGAAGATCTTCAATCAGTATGGGAAGCAGCAAATGCCAAGCTTCCAGCTGTCCGATCAGGAAATTACCTCTATCGTAGCTTGGGTTACGTCGCAGGAGGGTCAGGCTCCAGCTGGAACTGGCTTAAATGCAAAGAGCGGTGATCAGGCTGCCGTAGATGGTACTGCCGCAGCTGCTGGAGACGAGGCTGGTTCTGGCAAGTACATGAACGTACTGCTCATCGTATTGGTGGTAGTGCTCATTGTGTTGGTGGTAACACTAGTTATCATCGCCAACATCATGAAGGATGTGTTGCGTGGTCGGAAAGACTTAGATGGTCGTGATGTTGAAATCGTTGATCAGCGCTTTGACTTCTCGAAGATTTATAAGTCTACTGCCGTTCGTGCCATTGTAGGAGTTGTATTTGTGTTAGCGGTTCTCTACGAATCGGTGCAAGGAGCTATGGGTGTAGGCCTCACACAGGGCTACCAGCCTACGCAGCCGATTGCCTTCTCGCACAAGCTGCACGCTGGTGAGAACCAGATCAATTGTGCCTATTGCCACACCTCAGTGTATAAGAGCAAGTCGGCCAATATTCCTTCGGCTAACATCTGTATGAACTGTCACTCGCAGATCAAAACAGAGTCTCCTGAAATCAAAAAAATCTACCGTGCCATCGAGCGTAAGCAGCCTATCCAGTGGGTGCGTGTACACAACCTACCTGACTTAGCCTACTTCAACCACTCGCAGCATACCCAAGTGGCAGGCCTAGAGTGCCAGACTTGCCATGGTCCTATCCAGAACATGGAGGTTGTATATCAGTACTCTCCTCTCACAATGGGCTGGTGCATTAACTGCCACCGCGAAACCCCATTGAACACGAAGGGAAATGCTTATTACGATAACCTCGTGAAACTGCATGACACCAAGAATGGTGCAGTGCCCTTCACTGTAACATCGAACGGTGGAGCCGAGTGCTCGAAATGCCACTACTAG
- the priA gene encoding replication restart helicase PriA: MSLTFDFVQPQPEPAADRVTLFADVILPLPLPKLYTYRVPFELNDQVVIGGRVIVQFGAKKTLSCIVAAVHETPPANYQAKYILEFIDDAPVVTQPQLKLFRWMADYYLCTLGEVINAALPAALKLSSESRVQLHPAFETETNPYPLSEQEQKIVEALSTGEEGKSMTFTEIGELLGIASFHKYIKSLMQKDVVFLFEHMSDKYSPKVVKKVRLAHRYVAEAALEQLFAQLAGKAKQLDVLMRYLQRVPVYQNEHSNHKGMEKAALTSAPHLSPSAVNTLIKNGILEQFDVIVSRFPMEDDEVANMHFTLSEAQMEAHTDIMRQFQTQDIVLLHGVTGAGKTEIYIDLIRQALESGGQVLYLLPEIALTAQIVTRLMRVFGSRLGVYHSKFSDNERVEVWNGVLSGRFQVVVGVRSSVFLPFDNLSLLIVDEEHESSYKQYDPAPRYNAREVALMMANFQGAKTLLGSATPSVETYYQTRTGRYGLVSLTKRFGEAGLPEIELVDTRKSREQKTMLNHFTPELMQEMERKLAAKEQVILFQNRRGYAPFINCLDCGWIPKCKNCAVSLSYHKHAHELRCHYCGYHDRMPVECPACGSRNIKTVGFGTEKLEDDLKIMLPEASVQRMDLDTTRAKNSYQQIISDFEKQTTNVLVGTQMVTKGLDFANVSLVGIINADSIIHYPDFRAHERAFQMFVQVSGRAGRKGKKGKVIIQTGDPQQVIFDKVIRNDYLEFYEYEILQRREHGYPPFMRVIRLTVKHMDPVLAEKAAILLTQELVDRLGREAVLGPEAPYIFRIRNFYLQEITVKLSREHTVVRAAKADILESINLVRDHKDFKQARIAADVDPM; this comes from the coding sequence TTGAGCCTCACGTTTGACTTTGTTCAGCCGCAGCCGGAACCGGCCGCCGACCGCGTTACGCTATTTGCGGACGTTATTCTGCCGTTGCCGCTGCCTAAGCTCTACACCTACCGCGTTCCGTTTGAGCTGAATGATCAAGTGGTAATTGGGGGACGCGTAATTGTACAGTTTGGGGCTAAAAAGACGCTGAGCTGCATTGTGGCGGCCGTGCACGAAACGCCGCCCGCCAACTACCAGGCCAAGTACATTCTGGAGTTCATCGACGATGCGCCCGTCGTGACGCAGCCGCAGCTGAAGCTGTTCCGTTGGATGGCCGATTATTACCTCTGCACACTGGGCGAGGTGATTAATGCCGCTTTGCCGGCCGCTCTCAAGCTTAGCTCCGAGAGCCGCGTGCAGCTGCACCCAGCTTTCGAGACCGAAACGAACCCTTACCCACTGAGTGAGCAGGAGCAGAAGATTGTAGAGGCGCTAAGCACCGGCGAGGAAGGTAAGTCGATGACCTTCACTGAGATTGGCGAGCTGCTGGGCATTGCTTCTTTCCATAAGTACATCAAGTCGTTGATGCAGAAGGATGTGGTGTTCCTGTTTGAGCACATGTCTGATAAGTACTCACCCAAGGTGGTGAAAAAGGTGCGTCTGGCCCACCGGTATGTGGCCGAAGCTGCATTGGAGCAGCTTTTCGCCCAGTTGGCCGGCAAGGCCAAGCAGTTGGATGTGCTGATGCGCTATCTGCAGCGCGTTCCCGTGTATCAGAATGAGCACTCCAACCACAAGGGCATGGAGAAGGCAGCCCTGACCAGCGCCCCGCACCTCTCCCCTTCGGCGGTAAATACGCTCATCAAAAACGGTATTCTGGAGCAGTTTGATGTGATTGTGTCGCGCTTTCCAATGGAAGACGATGAGGTGGCCAACATGCACTTCACGCTGAGTGAGGCACAAATGGAAGCCCACACCGATATCATGCGGCAGTTTCAGACCCAGGATATTGTGCTGCTCCACGGCGTGACAGGTGCCGGCAAAACAGAAATCTATATCGACCTGATTCGGCAGGCGCTGGAAAGCGGCGGTCAGGTGCTGTACCTGCTGCCCGAAATTGCCCTTACAGCTCAAATTGTGACGCGCCTGATGCGCGTGTTTGGCTCACGACTGGGCGTATATCACTCAAAATTCTCGGATAACGAGCGGGTGGAAGTGTGGAACGGCGTCCTATCCGGCCGGTTTCAGGTGGTGGTAGGCGTACGCTCCTCTGTGTTTCTGCCCTTCGATAACCTCTCCTTGCTGATTGTAGACGAGGAGCACGAATCGAGCTACAAGCAGTACGACCCGGCCCCGCGCTACAACGCCCGCGAGGTGGCCCTGATGATGGCCAACTTCCAGGGTGCCAAAACGCTGTTGGGCTCGGCCACGCCTTCCGTGGAAACCTACTACCAGACGCGCACCGGGCGCTATGGGCTGGTTTCGCTCACGAAACGCTTTGGTGAGGCAGGCCTACCGGAAATTGAACTGGTAGATACGCGTAAGTCGCGGGAGCAGAAAACCATGCTTAACCACTTCACGCCGGAGCTGATGCAGGAAATGGAGCGTAAGCTGGCCGCCAAGGAGCAGGTGATTTTGTTCCAGAATCGCCGCGGCTACGCGCCCTTCATCAATTGCCTTGATTGTGGCTGGATTCCGAAGTGTAAGAACTGCGCCGTAAGCCTGAGCTACCACAAGCACGCCCACGAACTGCGCTGCCACTACTGCGGCTACCACGACCGGATGCCTGTGGAATGCCCGGCCTGTGGCTCCCGCAACATTAAAACCGTAGGTTTCGGCACTGAAAAGCTGGAAGACGACCTGAAGATTATGCTGCCCGAGGCCAGCGTGCAGCGCATGGACCTGGACACTACCCGCGCCAAAAACTCGTATCAGCAGATTATTTCTGACTTCGAGAAGCAGACGACCAACGTGCTGGTAGGCACCCAAATGGTAACCAAGGGCCTTGACTTTGCCAATGTGAGCTTGGTGGGCATCATTAACGCCGACAGTATCATTCACTACCCCGACTTCCGGGCGCACGAGCGCGCTTTCCAGATGTTTGTGCAAGTGAGCGGGCGGGCGGGCCGCAAGGGCAAGAAAGGCAAAGTCATCATCCAGACCGGCGACCCGCAGCAAGTCATCTTCGACAAGGTGATTCGCAACGACTACCTGGAATTTTACGAGTACGAGATTCTGCAGCGGCGCGAGCACGGTTACCCGCCGTTCATGCGTGTCATTCGGCTCACGGTAAAGCACATGGACCCGGTACTGGCCGAGAAAGCAGCTATTCTACTGACCCAGGAGCTCGTGGACCGGCTCGGGCGCGAGGCTGTGCTGGGTCCTGAGGCACCGTATATCTTCCGCATCCGGAATTTTTACCTCCAGGAAATCACGGTGAAGCTCAGCCGTGAGCATACCGTGGTGCGCGCTGCTAAAGCCGATATTCTGGAGTCCATTAACCTAGTGCGCGACCATAAGGATTTTAAGCAGGCCCGTATTGCGGCCGATGTGGACCCGATGTAA
- the rpsR gene encoding 30S ribosomal protein S18 has product MSLANEKIHKQDTRKKYCRFKKNGIKYVDYKDPNFLLKFVNEQGRILPRRITGTSLKFQRKVAQAVAKARHLALMPYVTDSLK; this is encoded by the coding sequence ATGAGCCTCGCCAACGAAAAAATCCACAAGCAGGATACGCGCAAGAAATATTGCCGCTTCAAGAAGAACGGCATTAAGTACGTAGACTACAAAGACCCGAACTTCCTGCTGAAGTTCGTGAACGAGCAGGGCCGCATCCTGCCACGTCGTATCACGGGCACCAGCCTGAAGTTCCAGCGTAAAGTAGCTCAGGCGGTAGCGAAAGCTCGTCACCTGGCCCTGATGCCTTACGTAACCGACTCGTTGAAATAG